Proteins encoded by one window of Chondromyces crocatus:
- the dnaE gene encoding DNA polymerase III subunit alpha gives MTAEFTHLHVHSQYSLLDGALKVKDLAAQAKKLGMKAVALTDHGNMFGAIQHYKACQEKGLLAILGCEVNVARGWGAPQVARNGADETPLDHLVLLAASEEGYHNLVRIVSAGHVEPASGLGPSVRLDTVAKYQKGIIGLSGCMGGVVAQRILEQGEGEGRAELDRLRACFEPGSLYVELQDHGLVEQTVLNGILTRAAADLGLPVVATNDAHFAERDDGEGQLYLSCIAANRTYAEATEAHHGSFEMFLKPAEEMVHRFRDWPEAVRATMAITERCSGLKLKLGKPMLPQFPLPSGYDTDSYFRHVAKEGLEKRLVEIRRTGKTIDESVYAARLQIELDVIVKMGFPGYFLIVWDFIRYGKEHNIPVGPGRGSGAGSLVAYAMGITDLDPLPYNLLFERFLNPERVSMPDFDVDFCMDRRDKVISYVAERYGKDSVGQIATFHELKARSVIKDVGRAMAFPANEAQKIASLVPQKSPGVMYTIPEALEIEPKLKALQESDPTVAELLKQAQKLEGLTRHAGMHAAGVVISEGPLWDHVPCFKNGDVLVTQYYKDDVELAGLVKFDFLGLKTLTVIDIAANLIQKRPEQQAKPPEERFDIRTVSLEDTATFELLQSGETTGVFQLESSGMQQLFKDLRPTLFEDIVAAVALYRPGPLGTGMVKDFVDCKHGRKPIEKMHPLVDDLLVPTYGVIVYQEQVMQIAQQLAGYSLGGADLLRRAMGKKKPEEMAKQKAVFVEGALKKDVKIEDAERIFGLLEYFAGYGFNKSHSAAYALLTYQTAYMKAHYPVEFLCALMTADRDKIEKVVRIIAEGRAWGVEILPPEINESHMDFTVVYSAPDGTANGKARNAKGRGTRLKDPYQPKIRFGLGAIRGIGETAIEAILEARTSGGSFKDLFDFSERIDPRRVNKGVLESLVQCGAFEASLQAKGISRARAFAAIDRALERARSASKDRESGQTSMFGLFAKAEPAAGPRLDEYPSVEPWDQSETLSREKQSLGFYVSGHPLDRYGMDLARFQVVPISGLASMDPWSRVRVGGVVEGYRERIFKGGGGKLAFFTLEDTNGRVEVKVREKQIDAFADLLNKGDPLLISGKVSFPMVEEGSEDAEAAPREPTLLLDEAQLLSQAILSQTRSVAITLKSRIARREHLDRLGALLRASPGACPVQLVIQLDDGAEALLSLGRDLRIEPNDVMLGRIEKLFGERVVELR, from the coding sequence GTGACCGCTGAATTCACTCACCTGCATGTTCACTCCCAGTACTCGCTCCTGGATGGGGCGCTGAAGGTCAAGGACCTCGCAGCTCAGGCGAAGAAGCTGGGGATGAAGGCCGTGGCGCTGACCGACCATGGAAACATGTTCGGCGCCATCCAGCACTACAAGGCGTGCCAGGAAAAGGGCCTCCTCGCGATCCTCGGTTGCGAGGTCAACGTCGCGCGTGGCTGGGGGGCGCCCCAGGTGGCGCGCAATGGTGCGGACGAGACGCCGCTCGACCACCTCGTGCTGCTCGCTGCCTCGGAGGAGGGCTACCACAACCTGGTCCGCATCGTCTCGGCGGGTCATGTCGAGCCTGCGAGTGGGCTCGGCCCCAGCGTTCGCCTCGACACCGTCGCCAAGTACCAGAAGGGAATCATCGGCCTGAGCGGCTGCATGGGTGGGGTGGTGGCGCAGCGGATCCTCGAACAGGGCGAGGGCGAAGGGCGCGCGGAGCTCGATCGGCTCAGGGCCTGCTTCGAGCCCGGCAGCCTGTACGTGGAGCTGCAGGATCACGGTCTCGTCGAGCAGACGGTGCTGAACGGCATCCTCACACGGGCAGCCGCAGATCTCGGCCTGCCGGTGGTGGCCACCAATGACGCTCACTTCGCCGAGCGCGACGATGGCGAGGGGCAGCTCTACCTCTCCTGCATCGCGGCGAACCGCACCTACGCGGAAGCGACGGAAGCACACCACGGCAGCTTCGAGATGTTCCTCAAGCCGGCAGAGGAGATGGTCCACCGGTTCCGCGACTGGCCCGAGGCCGTGCGCGCGACGATGGCGATCACCGAACGCTGCTCGGGGCTGAAGCTGAAGCTCGGCAAGCCGATGCTCCCGCAGTTTCCGCTTCCGAGCGGCTACGACACCGACTCGTACTTCCGCCACGTGGCGAAGGAGGGGCTGGAAAAGCGCCTGGTGGAGATTCGCAGGACGGGAAAGACCATCGACGAAAGCGTCTATGCAGCGCGCCTGCAGATCGAACTCGACGTCATCGTGAAGATGGGCTTTCCGGGCTACTTCCTCATCGTCTGGGACTTCATTCGCTACGGCAAGGAGCACAACATCCCGGTCGGGCCGGGCCGCGGCTCGGGGGCCGGTTCACTGGTCGCGTACGCGATGGGGATCACCGATCTCGATCCTCTCCCGTACAACCTCCTCTTCGAGCGCTTCCTGAATCCAGAGCGCGTCAGCATGCCGGATTTCGACGTCGATTTTTGCATGGATCGACGCGACAAGGTGATCAGCTACGTCGCCGAGCGTTACGGCAAGGACTCCGTCGGGCAGATCGCCACCTTTCACGAACTGAAGGCGCGCAGCGTGATCAAGGACGTCGGGCGCGCCATGGCGTTCCCCGCGAACGAGGCCCAGAAGATCGCGAGCCTGGTCCCGCAGAAGAGCCCCGGCGTGATGTACACGATCCCGGAAGCGCTCGAGATCGAGCCGAAGCTGAAGGCGCTCCAGGAGAGCGATCCGACGGTCGCCGAGCTGCTGAAACAGGCGCAGAAGCTCGAGGGCCTCACCCGGCACGCAGGCATGCACGCCGCCGGTGTCGTGATCAGCGAGGGGCCACTCTGGGATCACGTGCCCTGCTTCAAGAACGGCGATGTCCTCGTCACTCAGTACTACAAGGACGACGTCGAACTCGCGGGCCTCGTCAAATTCGACTTCCTCGGCCTGAAGACGCTCACCGTCATCGACATCGCGGCGAACCTCATCCAGAAGCGCCCGGAGCAACAGGCGAAGCCGCCGGAGGAGCGGTTCGACATCCGCACCGTCTCGCTCGAAGACACGGCGACCTTCGAGCTGCTCCAGTCGGGGGAGACGACCGGCGTGTTCCAGCTCGAGTCGAGCGGGATGCAGCAGCTCTTCAAGGATCTGCGGCCCACGTTGTTCGAGGACATCGTCGCCGCGGTGGCGCTGTACCGTCCCGGCCCCCTCGGCACGGGCATGGTGAAGGACTTCGTCGACTGCAAGCATGGGCGCAAGCCCATCGAGAAGATGCACCCGCTCGTCGATGATCTGCTCGTCCCTACCTACGGCGTCATCGTGTACCAGGAGCAGGTCATGCAGATCGCGCAGCAGCTTGCCGGGTATTCGCTCGGCGGCGCTGATCTGCTGCGTCGCGCGATGGGCAAGAAGAAGCCCGAGGAGATGGCGAAGCAGAAGGCCGTCTTCGTCGAAGGAGCGTTGAAGAAGGACGTGAAGATCGAGGATGCCGAGCGCATCTTCGGTCTACTCGAATACTTCGCTGGCTACGGCTTCAACAAGAGCCACTCCGCTGCATACGCACTCCTCACCTACCAGACCGCCTACATGAAGGCGCACTACCCGGTCGAGTTCCTTTGCGCGCTGATGACGGCGGATCGAGACAAGATCGAGAAGGTCGTGCGCATCATTGCGGAGGGGCGCGCCTGGGGGGTGGAGATCCTGCCACCGGAAATCAACGAGTCTCATATGGACTTCACGGTGGTGTACAGCGCGCCGGACGGCACCGCGAATGGCAAGGCGCGCAACGCGAAGGGCCGTGGGACGAGGCTCAAGGACCCATACCAGCCCAAGATCCGCTTCGGTCTCGGCGCCATCCGCGGCATCGGGGAGACAGCGATCGAGGCGATCCTGGAGGCGCGGACGTCCGGCGGCTCCTTCAAGGACCTGTTCGACTTCTCCGAGAGGATCGATCCCCGCCGTGTCAACAAGGGGGTACTCGAGTCGCTGGTGCAGTGCGGGGCCTTCGAGGCGAGCCTCCAGGCGAAGGGGATTTCCAGAGCGCGGGCCTTCGCGGCCATCGATCGCGCCCTGGAACGAGCGCGTAGCGCGAGCAAGGATCGAGAGAGCGGGCAGACGTCCATGTTTGGCCTGTTCGCCAAGGCGGAGCCGGCCGCGGGACCGCGGCTGGATGAGTATCCCTCGGTCGAGCCCTGGGATCAGAGCGAGACGCTGAGCCGCGAGAAGCAATCACTCGGCTTCTACGTCTCCGGACACCCGCTCGATCGCTACGGCATGGATCTCGCGCGCTTTCAGGTGGTCCCGATCAGCGGGCTGGCGAGCATGGATCCCTGGTCCAGGGTCCGGGTCGGCGGGGTCGTCGAAGGCTACCGCGAGCGAATTTTCAAGGGGGGAGGCGGGAAGCTCGCCTTCTTCACGCTGGAGGACACCAACGGGCGCGTGGAGGTGAAGGTTCGTGAGAAGCAGATCGACGCGTTCGCGGATCTCCTCAACAAGGGGGACCCGCTGCTGATCTCCGGGAAGGTGAGTTTCCCCATGGTCGAAGAGGGATCCGAGGATGCCGAGGCGGCGCCTCGTGAGCCGACGCTGCTGCTGGACGAGGCGCAGCTCCTGTCTCAAGCGATCCTGTCGCAGACGCGTAGCGTCGCCATCACCCTCAAATCACGGATTGCACGGCGAGAGCACCTCGATCGTCTCGGAGCGCTCCTCCGCGCGAGCCCAGGCGCTTGCCCCGTTCAGCTCGTGATCCAGCTCGATGATGGCGCGGAGGCGCTGCTCTCGCTGGGCAGAGATCTGCGCATCGAGCCGAATGACGTGATGCTGGGGCGGATCGAGAAGCTGTTCGGCGAGCGCGTGGTCGAGCTCAGGTAG